A genome region from Nicotiana tabacum cultivar K326 chromosome 13, ASM71507v2, whole genome shotgun sequence includes the following:
- the LOC107772813 gene encoding auxin efflux carrier component 5-like, producing the protein MIGWEDVYKVVVAMAPLYVALILGYASVKWWRIFTADQCDAINQLVCYFTLPLFTFEFTAHVDPFDMNYKFLGADAISKAIIVAVLAFWAKRSRKGSYRWSITSFSLSALTNSLVVGVPLMKAMYGEEAVHLVVQSSVTQAIVWLTVLLFVLEVRRTRTDFSSDSAVGDVNNNNIVSENGKDLEGNNRKVVTSITRPSFWCLTKTVWLKLATNPNSYACIFGLTWALISNRWHFQMPSIMEGSILIMSRAGTGTAMFSMGMFVALQEKVIACGASLTVFGMVLRFIAGPAAMAIASILIGLHGNVLRVAIIQAALPQSITSFIFAKEYGLHAEVLSTAVIFGMLVSLPVLVGYFAILEFLH; encoded by the exons ATGATAGGGTGGGAAGATGTTTACAAAGTTGTGGTAGCAATGGCACCACTCTATGTTGCCCTAATTTTAGGCTATGCCTCAGTAAAATGGTGGCGAATTTTCACAGCTGATCAATGCGATGCCATCAATCAACTCGTTTGTTATTTCACTCTTCCACTTTTCACCTTCGAATTCACAGCCCACGTTGATCCTTTTGATATGAATTACAAGTTTCTTGGAGCTGATGCCATCTCAAAGGCGATCATAGTCGCGGTGCTAGCGTTTTGGGCAAAGCGTAGTAGAAAAGGGAGTTATCGTTGGTCTATAACGAGTTTTTCTCTGTCCGCACTTACTAATTCGCTCGTAGTCGGGGTACCTCTAATGAAAGCCATGTATGGTGAGGAAGCTGTGCATTTAGTTGTACAATCATCGGTTACACAAGCAATTGTGTGGCTAACTGTTCTATTGTTTGTGTTGGAGGTGAGGAGAACAAGGACTGATTTTAGCTCAGATTCTGCTGTTGGAGAcgtgaataataataatattgtatCAGAGAATGGGAAAGATTTGGAAGGAAATAATAGAAAGGTGGTGACAAGTATCACTAGGCCTTCATTTTGGTGTTTGACAAAGACAGTGTGGTTGAAACTTGCTACCAATCCTAATTCATATGCTTGTATCTTTGGCCTGACTTGGGCACTTATATCGAACAG GTGGCACTTTCAGATGCCAAGCATCATGGAAGGCTCTATTCTAATAATGTCAAGGGCTGGCACAGGCACTGCCATGTTTAGCATGG GGATGTTTGTGGCCTTGCAAGAGAAAGTGATAGCATGTGGTGCAAGTCTGACAGTGTTTGGAATGGTGTTGAGGTTCATAGCTGGACCAGCAGCTATGGCTATTGCTTCTATTCTTATTGGTTTGCATGGGAATGTCTTACGTGTTGCCATAATTCAG GCAGCATTGCCCCAGTCGATTACCTCCTTCATATTTGCCAAAGAATATGGTTTACATGCAGAAGTTCTTAGCACTGC AGTAATCTTTGGCATGCTGGTGTCCCTTCCTGTATTGGTTGGCTATTTCGCTATCTTGGAATTCCTACACTAA